From Quercus lobata isolate SW786 chromosome 1, ValleyOak3.0 Primary Assembly, whole genome shotgun sequence, one genomic window encodes:
- the LOC115992624 gene encoding midasin-like yields MFLPHQKILWTMDAWTSMDAVNGKIASFVLEMWFRWHQSLWIHQPLFIKNFSKIGDYDIPLPDMLVQPVNTATVFQILQGASAIREYDVRCLKLRVACCNLWNSSMTGTKFLHILLSMARSLFHQSFDSNEFATIKSNLCALSENLVKQENLQQMSSLVLSSSHGRLKESVQKYIEPLLKDLYLHCESIDFHYILGCAWLRIGGLRFHLLLSFDDLDPAMKYYWKYSQLAEKIASLKLEIQVRQECGYLAGHFSTREDDNRRTLALEHLEVELRRVQRKDTAT; encoded by the exons ATGTTTTTACCACATCAAAAGATCTTGTGGACAATGGATGCATGGACTTCAATGGATGCAG TGAATGGGAAAATTGCCAGTTTTGTTCTTGAAATGTGGTTTAGGTGGCATCAGTCTCTTTGGATCCATCAGCCTCTTTTTATCAAG AACTTCTCAAAGATTGGTGATTATGATATTCCACTACCTGATATGCTTGTACAGCCTGTGAATACAGCAACAGTCTTCCAGATTCT GCAAGGTGCATCTGCTATCCGTGAATATGATGTGCGATGTCTGAAGCTTAGAGTTGCTTGTTGTAACCTCTGGAACAGCTCTATGACTGGGACAAAATTTCTTCATATTCTTTTATCTATGGCTCGTTCTCTTTTCCACCAG TCTTTTGATTCAAATGAATTTGCAACAATCAAGTCCAATCTTTGTGCATTATCGGAGAACTTAGTTAAG CAGGAAAACCTCCAGCAAATGAGTTCCCTTGTTCTCTCATCAAGCCATGGCAGATTGAAGGAGTCGGTGCAAAAGTACATTGAACCACTGCTAAAAGATCTCTATCTTCACTGTGAATCTATTG acTTCCACTATATTCTTGGTTGTGCATGGTTACGGATTGGGGGATTACGTTTTCATCTCTTGCTTAGCTTTGATGATCTAGATCCGGCCATGAAGTACTATTGGAAGTATTCGCAGTTGGCTGAGAAGATAGCATCCCTTAAGCTTGAAATCCAG GTGCGACAAGAGTGTGGCTACTTAGCAGGCCACTTTTCTACAAGAGAAGATGATAATAGAAGAACACTGGCTTTAGAACATCTTGAAGTGGAGCTTAGAAGGGTACAAAGAAAG GACACAGCAACCTGA